The following coding sequences are from one Triplophysa dalaica isolate WHDGS20190420 chromosome 12, ASM1584641v1, whole genome shotgun sequence window:
- the irx2a gene encoding iroquois-class homeodomain protein IRX-2a has product MSYPQGYLYQPPGSLALYSCPLAAPRSEELARSSSGSAFSPYPGSAAFTASANGFSSPLSYSTDPATGFPSYMGSPYDAHTTGMAGAISYHPYGSPGYPYQLNDPAYRKNATRDATATLKAWLQEHRKNPYPTKGEKIMLAIITKMTLTQVSTWFANARRRLKKENKMTWAPRNKSEDEDEDDAEGERKDERTDKNMDNSEASADDEGISLHVDALTDHSCSVESDGEKVTCRNRDLVCDSGPDTKDKCDVSDLDTSNEERQRGPSPKPVTSSPLTEVEAPLLTHHHRQDAGNNNNKTCLDSQIQTVKPKLWSLAEIATSDPKRQQQHLGQNCSPGVGLLTSTAPSVSPAGAVYPATSILGRPLYYTSPFYSNYTNYGNFSPLQGQGILRYNSAGERLLHKQSDDPLLKTNPNQIEQHFRASNAKSKKDSPEVFTVRTQSYLSS; this is encoded by the exons ATGTCCTATCCTCAGGGTTACCTCTACCAGCCCCCGGGCTCTCTTGCGCTTTACTCCTGTCCGCTGGCCGCCCCGAGGAGCGAGGAGCTGGCCCGGTCCTCCTCCGGTTCAGCGTTCAGCCCGTACCCCGGATCAGCTGCGTTCACAGCCTCCGCCAATGGATTCTCCAGTCCTCTGTCCTATTCAACAGATCCAGCCACGGGATTCCCGTCCTACATG ggCTCTCCGTATGACGCGCACACAACAGGGATGGCAGGAGCGATAAGTTATCATCCTTACGGGAGTCCCGGCTACCCGTACCAGCTCAATGATCCCGCATACCGGAAAAATGCCACGCGTGACGCGACAGCAACATTAAAAGCGTGGCTGCAGGAACACAGGAAAAATCCTTATCCTACGAAAGGAGAAAAAATCATGCTGGCCATTATTACCAAAATGACCCTCACACAAGTGTCGACTTGGTTCGCTAATGCCAGACGGagactaaaaaaagaaaataaaatgacatgggCACCTCGGAATAAAAGTgaagatgaggatgaggatgacgcggagggagagagaaaagatGAGCGCACGGATAAAAACATGGACAACAGCGAGGCGTCGGCCGATGATGAAG GCATCAGTTTGCACGTAGATGCCCTGACAGATCACTCCTGTTCGGTGGAATCGGACGGAGAGAAGGTCACGTGTAGGAACCGGGATCTGGTTTGTGATTCTGGACCTGATACTAAGGACAAGTGCGATGTGAGTGATCTAGACACGAGCAACGAGGAGAGGCAAAGAGGTCCGTCACCTAAACCAGTGACATCCTCTCCCCTGACTGAAGTGGAGGCCCCTCTGCTGACCCACCATCACCGGCAGGACGCaggaaacaacaacaacaaaacttgCCTGGACAGTCAAATCCAAACTGTTAAACCTAAACTATGGTCATTAGCCGAAATCGCCACTTCGGACCCAAAGCGGCAACAGCAGCACTTGGGGCAGAACTGCTCCCCGGGCGTTGGCCTTTTGACCTCTACGGCGCCCAGTGTATCCCCTGCGGGGGCAGTGTACCCCGCCACCTCCATTTTAGGAAGACCTCTATATTATACCTCTCCGTTTTATAGTAATTACACAAACTATGGCAACTTTAGTCCACTGCAGGGTCAAGGGATTCTGCGCTATAATTCAGCTGGTGAGAGACTTCTGCACAAACAAAGTGACGACCCCCTACTTAAGACTAACCCAAATCAGATTGAACAACATTTCAGGGCCTCCAATGCAAAATCCAAAAAAG acTCTCCTGAGGTGTTCACAGTGAGAACCCAGTCTTACCTCTCAAGTTAA